Proteins encoded in a region of the Gammaproteobacteria bacterium genome:
- a CDS encoding general secretion pathway protein GspB produces the protein MRTLLVKALLSGICVFGSLPALALDIPDPTVRTLTGQQDYESWLVESVVIRNDSRFAMINGRIVREGDRIGSATVDEIRHGYVILKKSGRQIKAGIRDIKSGQ, from the coding sequence ATGAGAACACTGTTAGTCAAGGCGTTGCTGTCAGGTATCTGCGTATTTGGTTCCTTGCCGGCATTGGCGCTTGATATACCGGATCCAACGGTGCGTACGCTAACCGGGCAGCAGGATTATGAGTCATGGCTGGTCGAGTCCGTGGTTATAAGAAATGACAGTCGTTTTGCCATGATTAATGGCCGCATTGTCAGGGAAGGGGATCGTATAGGGTCAGCCACGGTGGATGAAATTCGGCATGGCTACGTAATCCTGAAAAAAAGTGGTCGCCAGATCAAGGCCGGAATCCGCGATATTAAATCAGGTCAATGA